Genomic window (Aquimarina sp. BL5):
ATTTCTTCATTGATTTTATTTTTTGATTAATGACTGATTATTCTTATCCACTCTAAAAATAAAGACTTAAATACTGGACATCTTTTTGATATAATTGCTAGGTGTATCTTCTAATATTGTCTTAAAAGCTTTGTTAAAAGTTGATTTAGAATTAAATCCAGAATCAAACGACAATGCTAAAATAGTATGTTGCTCGTGTTCTCCTTTTTGGATCTTAGCGATGAACTCTTGTAACCTATATTTATTGATGTATTCGTAAAAGTTACACTTATGTATTTTATTTAGAAACCACGATAAATCGTTAGAAGATACTTTTAGTTCTGCAGCTAGTTTTCTGAGGGTAAGATTTGGATTCAGATAAACTTTATCAACAATTAACAAATGCTCTAATGAACTAGTAAGTGTTTCGATTTTATCTTTCCCAAGCCTATCTCTGGTTAGATCTTTTTTGGGATAAAAAATAGGTACTCTAAAAATTTCTGGTTGTTTAAAACTATAAAAACCTACAACATACATTATTACAGGAACACATGACCAAACAACGTTGTAATTAAAATATAGGTTATATACACCCATTCCAAAAGTTATGGTAAGATTTAAAAACCAGCAAAACGTTAGAACAGAAAAAACCGATACTAATGCTATGAGATAAAAATATATTTCTTGATGAAAAGATAGAACTCTTTCTTCTGCTAATCGAAATCTTCGTAACAGCATGAAACATTTCAATATATAAATTGTAAATACAGTGATAATAGAAATTTCTACAATAAAATATGGGATTACGAAGAAACCATCGTAGTACATCTCTAACATTTCATTTCTCGATAAACTGAACGTCCACAATACATATATAAAATGTAATCCCGATGGAATAAACTCTACCCACCTTAGAACAGGCTTCTCTTTAGAACTAACTACCATTCGTCTAACGTATAAATACAATAGTGGTCCAAATAAATATATAGAGCTATCCACAACCATTCCTAACCTAGCTAAAAACTCACTTTCCTTAAAAACAAAATAATACAGTCTTCCAATTAGTATAATAGAAGAAATCAATAGAATAATAGACAAAATGAAATTTGCAGAGCGATTCTTATTTGACAAAAATTGCAATGTAATAGCGAGAAAAATGCCTTGACTAATTCCTAAAAACAATATTAAATCTATAATTCCAAATGAATTCATACACAAGGTTAAGAGTTACCTTTCAAATCTAAGAGAATTTAGAAATATAAGCGACCGATTGGGCACAATCATACCGCTTACTACCTCATCAAAAACACAATGGTATATATTATTTTAAAGATGTAACACTCTTTTTACATCACAAATGATTCACATATTGATTAGGTTTCAGATTGTTATGAAGCAATATTAATTCTTCACTTGACAATCTTTTAGCATTTGAAGCTAACACACATTCCAGTAACTGTTCTTCAGTTCGAATACCAATCACTGAAGAAGTTATAGAAATGTTTTCTAATACAAATTGAATAGCCGTTTGGCACATTGATCTATTATCTTTAGATATGTTTTTCACAAGGTCAATGGTCTTTTTTACTTCTGTAGCAGTATAATTTAAATAGTCTGTTGGCGATTTTCCAGCCAATAACCCTTTGGCTATGGATCCTCTTGTCAGTACTCCAATATTATTTTCTTTTAATAAACGTAGACAGGATTCTTCTGGTCTTCTATCTAAGAGGCTGTATTGCATCATTACACTAGAAATATTACTCCGCTTTACATATTCTCTAATCACATTTGGTCGTATAGAAGAGATCCCGTAGTATCTTATTTTTCCTTCTTTTTTTAATATTTCAAACGCATCTATAGTTTCGTCTATAGGGTCGTCAATAGTACCGCCATGTAGTTGATAAAGATCGATATAGTCAGTTTGTAATCTTCTTAAACTTTCTTCAACCGACTTTATGATATATTCCTTACTAGGATTCCAGTCCCAACCCTTACCGTCTTTACGCGGTTGATTCCCAACCTTTGTTCCAATGAGTACCTTATCTCTAAAATCTTTAACTGCATTGCCTAACATTAACTCGTTTTGACCATGTTGATATAAATCAGCAGTATCAAAATAATTAATTCCTTTATCAAAAGCCTGATGGATTAATTTTTCTGTAATATCCAAATCTTCTTGTAAAGACATACATCCAAAAGACACCTCACTAATCTTCAATTCGGAATTACCAAGTTTATGATAGTTCATTTCTTTGATCTTATTAAATTAAATACTGTTAAAAATGATAAAAAGCATCCTCCAGATGTTCAATTCTAGTTCCTAGTTTATTCTTTATAATTGCAACAATATCAAAACGGACTTCTACATCCAGATCATTCTGCACTACATAATGATCAATTGCTTTTACCAATAACTGTATTTGTTTTGGTTTTACAAAATCCTGAGGATCTCCAAATTCGGGAGTGCTTCTGGTTTTTACTTCTACAACTATAATAGTATCTCCTTTTTGGGCAATAATATCAATTTCAGCTTTCAGGTATCTATAATTCGTTTCCAGAATATTATATCCATGTTTCTGTAAAAACGCTACTGCTAATTTTTCACCTTCTTTGCCCAATGTATTGTGCTCTGCCATACTAAATATATTTAAGCGTTACGGAATCCTGACTCATTTCTATAGAAACTTCAGATCCTAGAACTAATGCTCTATTATCTTCTATATGACCCATCGGGAAATCAAAAACCACAGGAAAATCATACCCTTTTACAATATCTAATATAATTTCCTTAGCATTTTTTCCAAAAGAAATATTATTGTCGTGCATTTTGGTCATACCTCCAACAATCAACCCCTTTAATTCATCAAAATATCCATTACGTTTCAGATTCTGTAACATTCTATCAATATGGTATAAATATTCATCTAGGTCTTCGATACAAAGTATTTTACCTTTGGTATCTATAGAAGAGACCGAGCCACATAAAGCATATAAAATCGACAAATTTCCACCAATAAGTGTTCCCTTACAGTTTCCAGATCTATTATTTTTTGAAACTGGAATGACATAATCCTTGGGTTTTCCAAATAAAGCACTCTTTAACGATTTTCTTGAGTCTTCCGTAGCTTTATGAATATCAACAGGCATTGCTGCGTGTATCGTAGCTATATTAAAATTATGAATATGAGTGTGTAATACCGTAATATCAGAATATCCAATAATCCACTTGGGATGTTTTATGAAGATAGAAAAATCCAACAAATCTATTATTCTTACTGTACCATAACCGCCTCGTGCACACCAAATAGCTTTGATTTCGGGATCATCTAGCATCTTCTGAAAATCCAGCCTTCGCTCTTCATCGGTTCCTGCAAATTGATTGTTTTCTAAGCCAATGGTGTCACCAATAACGGGTTCTAAATCCCATTTTTTTAAAATCTCAATGGCTTCATCAATTTCTTTTTTTATAATTTTTCTTGCAGTAGAAACTATAGCTATTTTATCTCCTTTTCTTATAAAATCAGGCTTCAACATTTCTTAAAATTTCATTTTATGATACTAATTAACAAATGTTTTCGTTCTAAACTATTATATTACAGTGAAAATCGTCCCTTAACACTAATAAACCTATTGCCTATGATCTCTGATACTTCTTGTAACTTAGCATCCTTGGACCCCTATGTTCCCACATCCGAGAACCCCTGGAATGTCAGTAAAATTAATCATTTATACCGTCGTGTTGCTTTTGGAGCTACGAAGACTCAAGTAACTGATGCTTTAAACCAAAACGATCCATCAGCATTAGTAGACTCTTTAATTGATGCCGCTATTGCGTTGGCTCCTAATGCTGCTCCGGAATGGGGTTTCTGGAACCGAGATCAATTCGAAGCTGCAGAAGAAGCTAATGAAGATAATGATATCA
Coding sequences:
- a CDS encoding aldo/keto reductase — translated: MNYHKLGNSELKISEVSFGCMSLQEDLDITEKLIHQAFDKGINYFDTADLYQHGQNELMLGNAVKDFRDKVLIGTKVGNQPRKDGKGWDWNPSKEYIIKSVEESLRRLQTDYIDLYQLHGGTIDDPIDETIDAFEILKKEGKIRYYGISSIRPNVIREYVKRSNISSVMMQYSLLDRRPEESCLRLLKENNIGVLTRGSIAKGLLAGKSPTDYLNYTATEVKKTIDLVKNISKDNRSMCQTAIQFVLENISITSSVIGIRTEEQLLECVLASNAKRLSSEELILLHNNLKPNQYVNHL
- a CDS encoding YraN family protein translates to MAEHNTLGKEGEKLAVAFLQKHGYNILETNYRYLKAEIDIIAQKGDTIIVVEVKTRSTPEFGDPQDFVKPKQIQLLVKAIDHYVVQNDLDVEVRFDIVAIIKNKLGTRIEHLEDAFYHF
- a CDS encoding LD-carboxypeptidase, with the protein product MLKPDFIRKGDKIAIVSTARKIIKKEIDEAIEILKKWDLEPVIGDTIGLENNQFAGTDEERRLDFQKMLDDPEIKAIWCARGGYGTVRIIDLLDFSIFIKHPKWIIGYSDITVLHTHIHNFNIATIHAAMPVDIHKATEDSRKSLKSALFGKPKDYVIPVSKNNRSGNCKGTLIGGNLSILYALCGSVSSIDTKGKILCIEDLDEYLYHIDRMLQNLKRNGYFDELKGLIVGGMTKMHDNNISFGKNAKEIILDIVKGYDFPVVFDFPMGHIEDNRALVLGSEVSIEMSQDSVTLKYI
- a CDS encoding AraC family transcriptional regulator, whose product is MNSFGIIDLILFLGISQGIFLAITLQFLSNKNRSANFILSIILLISSIILIGRLYYFVFKESEFLARLGMVVDSSIYLFGPLLYLYVRRMVVSSKEKPVLRWVEFIPSGLHFIYVLWTFSLSRNEMLEMYYDGFFVIPYFIVEISIITVFTIYILKCFMLLRRFRLAEERVLSFHQEIYFYLIALVSVFSVLTFCWFLNLTITFGMGVYNLYFNYNVVWSCVPVIMYVVGFYSFKQPEIFRVPIFYPKKDLTRDRLGKDKIETLTSSLEHLLIVDKVYLNPNLTLRKLAAELKVSSNDLSWFLNKIHKCNFYEYINKYRLQEFIAKIQKGEHEQHTILALSFDSGFNSKSTFNKAFKTILEDTPSNYIKKMSSI